In Colwellia sp. M166, a genomic segment contains:
- the rng gene encoding ribonuclease G — MSGELLINVTPSETRVALIENGSLQEVHVEREARRGLVGNIYLGKIIRVLPGMQAAFVDINLGKAAFLHASDINSKLILKVDSNSEQVPDIRNLVHEGQYIVVQVVKDPMGTKGARLTTDITVAARFLVLMPNASHAGISQRIEDPKERNRLKSIVTPYCGEDHGFIVRTAAEGAGIEELQHDAEFLRRVWAKVIERKERKQTKDPIYQDLSLAFRVLRDFVGVSLERIRIDSKLTYEQLVEFTSEFVPNLAPVLEYYPGERPIFDLFDVESEIQRSLHRRIELKSGGYLIIDQTEAMTTIDINTGAFVGHRNLEETIFNTNIEATQAIARQLRLRNLGGIIIVDFIDMNEKEHQRRVLHSLDVAMAKDNVKYSLSGFSALGLVEMTRKRTRESLEHILCGECEVCHGRGYVKTVETVCFEILREIVRVNRAYDADKFIVYASSSVSESLINDEYHNLAELEVFIGKQIKVQTENMYNQEQFDVVMM, encoded by the coding sequence ATGAGCGGTGAATTACTTATCAATGTTACCCCAAGTGAAACACGGGTAGCGTTAATCGAAAATGGTTCACTACAAGAAGTGCATGTTGAGCGTGAAGCTCGTCGTGGCTTAGTAGGAAATATCTACCTTGGTAAGATTATTCGGGTACTACCCGGCATGCAAGCCGCTTTTGTTGATATTAATTTAGGCAAAGCGGCTTTTTTACATGCCTCGGATATTAATTCTAAATTGATTTTAAAAGTAGACAGTAATAGTGAACAAGTACCTGATATTCGCAATTTGGTGCATGAAGGGCAATATATTGTTGTCCAGGTTGTTAAAGACCCTATGGGCACGAAAGGCGCCCGTTTAACTACAGATATTACTGTCGCAGCACGCTTTTTAGTGTTGATGCCCAATGCCAGTCACGCTGGAATATCGCAACGTATTGAAGACCCGAAAGAGCGCAACCGTTTAAAATCTATTGTTACGCCATACTGCGGAGAAGATCATGGCTTTATTGTCCGTACTGCCGCAGAAGGTGCTGGTATTGAAGAATTGCAGCACGATGCCGAGTTTTTGCGCCGTGTGTGGGCAAAAGTGATCGAGCGCAAAGAGCGCAAACAAACCAAAGATCCTATTTATCAAGATTTATCATTAGCCTTTCGAGTGCTACGTGATTTTGTTGGTGTTTCACTTGAACGTATTCGTATTGATTCTAAGCTAACTTATGAGCAATTAGTTGAATTTACCAGTGAATTTGTACCGAACTTAGCGCCAGTATTGGAATACTATCCCGGCGAGCGGCCAATATTTGACTTATTTGATGTGGAAAGTGAAATCCAACGTTCTTTGCACCGTAGAATTGAGTTGAAGTCGGGGGGCTACCTGATCATAGATCAAACAGAAGCTATGACCACGATTGATATTAATACCGGTGCTTTTGTTGGTCACAGAAATTTAGAAGAGACCATATTTAATACCAATATTGAAGCGACGCAGGCGATTGCTCGACAGCTTAGATTAAGAAACCTTGGTGGTATTATCATCGTTGATTTTATCGACATGAACGAGAAAGAGCATCAACGCCGAGTACTACATAGCTTAGATGTGGCTATGGCTAAAGATAATGTTAAATACAGCTTGTCAGGATTTTCAGCGTTAGGGCTTGTTGAAATGACGCGTAAACGCACGCGTGAAAGCTTAGAACATATTCTCTGTGGCGAGTGCGAAGTTTGTCATGGTCGAGGCTATGTTAAAACGGTTGAGACGGTCTGTTTTGAAATTTTACGAGAAATTGTCCGCGTTAACCGTGCATACGATGCCGATAAATTTATTGTTTATGCTTCGTCATCGGTGAGTGAATCATTAATAAACGATGAGTATCATAATCTTGCTGAGCTTGAGGTTTTCATTGGTAAGCAGATTAAAGTACAGACAGAAAACATGTATAATCAAGAGCAGTTTGATGTTGTTATGATGTAG
- a CDS encoding rod shape-determining protein — translation MFKKLRGMFSNDLSIDLGTANTLIYVKDQGIVLNEPSVVAIRQDRSGGSKSVAAVGTAAKQMLGRTPGNIEAIRPMKDGVIANFFVTEKMLQYFIKQVHSNNFLRPSPRVLVCVPCGSTQVERRAIRESALGAGAREVYLIDEPMAAAIGAGMPVSEATGSMVVDIGGGTTEVGIISLNGVVYSSSVRIGGDKFDDAIINYVRRNFGSLIGEATAERIKHEIGSAYPGEELVEIEVRGRNLAEGVPRSFTLNSNEILEALQEPLTGIVSAIMVALEQSPPELAADISERGMILTGGGALLKDIDRLLMEETGIPVVVADDPLTCVARGGGKAIEMIDMHGGDLFSYE, via the coding sequence ATGTTTAAGAAATTACGCGGCATGTTTTCTAACGATTTATCAATCGACTTAGGAACAGCAAATACCCTGATTTATGTGAAAGACCAAGGCATTGTTTTAAACGAGCCTTCTGTTGTTGCTATTCGACAAGATCGCAGTGGTGGCTCTAAAAGTGTAGCGGCTGTTGGTACAGCAGCTAAACAAATGTTAGGCCGTACGCCGGGCAATATCGAGGCAATTCGCCCGATGAAGGATGGCGTTATTGCTAACTTTTTTGTGACAGAAAAAATGTTGCAATACTTTATTAAACAAGTGCATAGCAATAACTTCTTACGTCCTAGCCCACGTGTTTTGGTTTGTGTTCCTTGTGGTTCAACACAGGTTGAACGTCGTGCCATTCGTGAATCAGCTTTGGGTGCAGGTGCACGTGAAGTTTACTTAATTGATGAGCCTATGGCAGCGGCAATTGGTGCGGGTATGCCAGTATCGGAAGCAACTGGATCAATGGTAGTTGATATTGGTGGTGGTACTACTGAAGTTGGCATTATTTCATTAAATGGTGTGGTTTATTCTTCGTCTGTGCGTATTGGTGGTGATAAGTTTGATGATGCTATTATTAACTATGTACGCCGCAATTTTGGTAGCCTGATTGGTGAAGCAACCGCTGAACGAATCAAGCATGAAATTGGCTCAGCTTATCCAGGTGAAGAATTAGTTGAAATTGAAGTACGCGGTCGCAACCTAGCTGAAGGTGTTCCTCGTAGCTTTACACTCAATAGCAATGAAATTTTAGAGGCACTACAAGAACCGTTAACCGGTATTGTTAGTGCTATTATGGTTGCACTTGAGCAATCACCACCTGAATTAGCAGCTGATATTTCAGAGCGCGGTATGATTCTAACTGGCGGTGGTGCTTTACTGAAAGATATTGATCGTTTATTAATGGAAGAGACTGGCATTCCTGTTGTGGTTGCTGATGATCCATTAACTTGTGTGGCACGTGGCGGTGGCAAGGCAATTGAAATGATTGATATGCACGGCGGCGATTTGTTCTCTTACGAATAA
- a CDS encoding YhdP family protein, with protein MSVSTVLNRWLKRLYKLLAILLVVFAVLISTLRLFLPYAHNYRQNVEDYINTTYNSNISIGSLSMGWQTSGPTLITRQVELSSLGDNKIYIDSLEVELDFWRSVRSRQLVTKDFVISGAELTFEQDALANSAEEVSDNDESDESLLDSLSTILLDQISRFSIRDSHVLYRSIAGDRAFTINEMFWLNDNDRHQANGTVIVDGLSSNNLKVLLDFKGQSFDNLSGQAYLEANEIDITPWLGRVLAIKDANTHSAINFNAWLNISAGEAEFIQLALGNNKITWQHLDKVQSFEVIGGDVEIKTLGELQFNVATSALTIKRNGIETNRLSLLANVDGDNVNGYISALELASFTGISPLLLNDVALESLLLDLAAVGRVEDIHFRTSADDLAITAEFSNVNSHFSHGIPGIDNVSGELVYLNNQLQISLNAVDGALNFDKHFKYPIPYTRLSSQINAQFFADDWQLLVDNIEFSSPELNLTADVKVESIKDQPITMSLLASVSDGNAKYAEYYYPHLLMGPGLVGYLNGAIVDGKVNQALVLFNGPLQNFPFDHHEGVFVVDAELSESTFKFDPEWPAINNFSANLNFTNNSMLITGRAGQLSGIDVSGVEAAIASLSDGQVLTVDADFTNVQPQQVSQLMDASPMQNSIGVTLEQVLISDPISGDFSLTLPLNDLDAVVAKGHVDFKNNRLALQAPRMDFSQVNGHLDYANDVLTASNVEMDWRGLPLTLNVQAKQKSEFYNVNIETLAQWQASQWHAQLPHDLVKYAQGPLAWQGLLALNISDDKFTYDYQINSKLNELTLALPAPFSKNAAEQVAVSIHAFGDEFNSTISADIGEKVDFYGLLDHQQTHFSLAHLVLGKQQLWLPTTGFHITADLAQANYEQWQPLVLDILASLEAEPVAVNTSAATLASSTSESSLLSTPDKIHGKIDNLSVYGENFQQVDFNFAAEPNWWLLNVNAKELRGSAKFYPDWHQQGIDIDADFMHLNNVDGTSPKEVVSENDPGSEITIAQAKNIASEQAISTTEDDDVEATRHIEKTDADNTELAVDTMIEKPTPLMIDHVSNAEIFAAMPPLKVKCASCRYGDYDFGAVAFTLEREDVNTLLLNKFTAKRGKTQMAFDARWQQDNDSSNTRITGTLNTNSVAREVENIGYASIIRDSGIAMKYDVVWQGGPHDFALSTFDGQLSAKLDDGYLADVDDKGVRILSLLSLQSLVRKLSFDFRDIFSDGMFYSELAGTFTMKNGVVYTDNVLMKGTAGDLTIVGNTNLNNGDLDYRMSYKPNLTSSLPVLAWIATLNPVTFLAGMALDEVITSTVIAEINFEVTGNLDEPTFKQVSRKNKNISVGRSSPPKIVDSTPDNSPDTTAPVPEGPIKPAPIIDNFDG; from the coding sequence ATGAGTGTTTCCACGGTATTAAATCGCTGGCTTAAGCGCCTTTATAAACTGTTAGCAATATTGCTAGTGGTGTTTGCCGTGTTGATTAGTACCTTGCGCTTATTTCTACCTTATGCGCATAATTATCGCCAAAATGTCGAAGATTACATAAATACCACCTACAACAGTAATATTTCTATTGGTTCCCTAAGCATGGGCTGGCAAACATCGGGGCCGACTCTGATCACCCGACAAGTCGAGCTTTCCTCCCTCGGTGATAATAAAATATACATTGATAGCCTAGAAGTTGAATTGGATTTTTGGCGCAGTGTACGCTCAAGACAATTAGTGACTAAAGACTTTGTTATTTCCGGCGCTGAATTAACGTTTGAGCAGGATGCGCTGGCTAATTCTGCGGAAGAAGTCAGTGATAATGATGAATCTGATGAGAGCTTATTAGACTCGCTTTCTACTATTTTATTAGATCAAATTTCTCGCTTTTCAATTCGTGATAGCCATGTACTTTATCGTTCCATTGCCGGAGATCGAGCGTTTACCATTAATGAAATGTTTTGGCTCAATGACAATGATCGTCATCAAGCCAATGGAACGGTCATTGTTGATGGCTTAAGCTCTAATAATTTAAAAGTATTATTAGACTTTAAAGGTCAAAGCTTTGATAACCTCAGTGGACAAGCTTACCTTGAAGCGAATGAAATCGATATAACACCTTGGTTAGGGCGAGTATTAGCGATCAAGGATGCCAATACGCATTCGGCGATTAACTTTAATGCTTGGCTGAATATTAGTGCGGGTGAAGCCGAATTTATTCAGTTAGCGTTAGGTAATAACAAAATTACTTGGCAGCATCTTGATAAAGTACAAAGTTTTGAAGTTATCGGTGGTGATGTCGAAATAAAAACCTTGGGTGAATTGCAGTTTAACGTTGCCACATCAGCATTAACCATTAAAAGAAATGGCATTGAGACTAATCGACTATCACTATTGGCCAATGTTGACGGTGATAACGTTAACGGTTATATCAGTGCCTTAGAGTTAGCCAGTTTTACTGGTATATCACCGTTATTACTGAATGACGTTGCGCTAGAAAGCTTATTACTTGATCTTGCTGCTGTTGGTCGCGTTGAAGATATTCATTTTCGTACTAGCGCCGATGATTTAGCGATAACCGCAGAATTTAGCAACGTTAATAGTCACTTTAGCCATGGCATTCCTGGTATTGATAATGTTAGTGGCGAATTGGTTTATTTAAATAATCAGCTGCAAATATCATTAAATGCTGTTGATGGCGCGCTTAATTTTGATAAACACTTTAAATATCCTATTCCTTATACACGCTTAAGTAGCCAGATTAATGCGCAGTTTTTTGCCGATGATTGGCAGCTCTTGGTTGATAATATTGAGTTTAGCTCTCCAGAGTTGAACTTAACTGCCGATGTTAAGGTTGAAAGTATAAAAGATCAGCCGATTACGATGTCATTATTAGCTAGTGTGAGTGATGGCAATGCCAAGTATGCTGAGTATTATTATCCACATTTACTGATGGGGCCGGGACTTGTCGGTTACTTAAATGGTGCCATTGTTGATGGTAAGGTTAATCAGGCTTTGGTGCTGTTTAATGGGCCATTACAAAACTTTCCATTTGATCATCACGAAGGTGTGTTTGTTGTTGATGCTGAATTATCAGAAAGTACGTTTAAATTTGATCCTGAATGGCCGGCAATCAATAATTTTTCAGCCAATTTAAACTTTACTAATAATAGTATGCTAATAACAGGGCGAGCAGGTCAGTTATCAGGTATTGATGTTAGCGGAGTTGAAGCCGCGATTGCGAGCCTATCTGATGGTCAAGTATTAACGGTCGATGCTGATTTTACCAATGTGCAACCACAGCAGGTGAGTCAATTGATGGACGCTAGTCCAATGCAAAATTCCATTGGCGTGACATTAGAGCAAGTGCTTATTTCAGACCCTATTAGTGGTGACTTTTCGTTAACCTTACCGTTAAACGATCTTGATGCCGTTGTTGCAAAGGGCCATGTTGACTTTAAAAATAATCGCTTAGCGCTACAAGCGCCACGTATGGATTTTAGCCAAGTAAACGGTCACTTGGATTATGCTAATGATGTCCTAACAGCCTCTAATGTTGAGATGGATTGGCGTGGTTTGCCGTTAACACTTAATGTGCAAGCTAAGCAAAAGTCAGAGTTTTATAACGTCAATATTGAAACATTAGCTCAATGGCAAGCTAGCCAGTGGCATGCGCAATTACCTCATGATTTGGTAAAATATGCCCAAGGGCCCTTAGCTTGGCAAGGCTTACTAGCGCTTAATATCAGTGATGATAAATTTACTTATGATTACCAAATTAACTCAAAGTTAAATGAATTAACCTTAGCGTTACCCGCACCATTTAGTAAAAATGCTGCAGAGCAAGTTGCGGTCAGTATTCATGCTTTTGGTGATGAATTTAATAGCACAATAAGTGCTGATATTGGCGAAAAAGTTGACTTTTATGGCTTGCTTGACCATCAGCAAACGCATTTCTCGCTGGCACACTTAGTGCTAGGTAAGCAGCAGTTGTGGTTACCGACGACGGGCTTTCATATTACAGCTGATCTAGCACAAGCTAACTATGAGCAATGGCAACCTCTAGTATTGGATATTCTCGCTTCGCTTGAAGCAGAGCCTGTTGCTGTAAATACATCGGCAGCGACTTTAGCTTCAAGCACAAGTGAGTCGAGTTTATTAAGCACGCCAGATAAAATACATGGCAAAATCGATAATTTATCTGTCTATGGTGAAAACTTTCAGCAGGTGGATTTTAATTTTGCAGCTGAGCCAAATTGGTGGTTACTTAATGTTAACGCTAAAGAGTTAAGAGGCTCCGCTAAATTTTATCCCGATTGGCATCAACAAGGCATAGATATCGATGCTGATTTTATGCATTTAAATAATGTTGATGGTACGTCGCCTAAAGAGGTGGTAAGTGAAAATGATCCCGGCTCAGAAATAACAATTGCTCAGGCTAAAAACATAGCCAGTGAACAAGCAATTTCAACTACTGAAGATGATGACGTAGAAGCTACTCGACATATAGAAAAAACCGATGCAGATAATACTGAGCTTGCTGTCGATACCATGATTGAAAAGCCGACACCTTTGATGATTGATCATGTGAGTAATGCTGAAATTTTTGCTGCTATGCCTCCGCTAAAAGTCAAATGTGCGAGTTGCCGATATGGTGATTATGATTTCGGAGCAGTAGCCTTTACGCTCGAACGTGAAGATGTAAATACACTGCTATTGAATAAATTTACTGCCAAGCGTGGTAAAACCCAAATGGCCTTTGATGCCCGATGGCAGCAAGACAATGATAGTTCAAATACTCGTATCACGGGTACATTGAATACTAATAGTGTTGCTCGTGAGGTAGAAAATATCGGCTATGCTTCAATTATTAGAGATAGTGGTATTGCCATGAAGTATGATGTTGTTTGGCAAGGGGGCCCACATGACTTTGCACTATCTACCTTTGATGGTCAGCTTTCGGCAAAGCTTGATGATGGCTATTTAGCTGATGTTGATGATAAAGGTGTACGTATTTTATCGTTGTTAAGTTTGCAGTCATTAGTGCGTAAGCTTAGTTTCGATTTTAGAGATATTTTTAGTGATGGTATGTTTTATAGTGAATTAGCGGGGACTTTTACTATGAAAAACGGCGTGGTATACACGGATAATGTCTTGATGAAAGGTACCGCTGGAGATTTAACGATTGTCGGCAATACCAACTTAAATAATGGTGACCTTGACTATCGCATGTCATATAAGCCTAATTTAACCTCTAGCCTACCTGTATTGGCGTGGATTGCGACATTAAATCCAGTAACATTTTTAGCGGGTATGGCTCTCGATGAAGTGATCACGTCAACGGTTATCGCTGAAATTAATTTTGAAGTGACAGGGAATTTAGATGAGCCGACATTTAAACAAGTCAGCCGAAAAAATAAAAACATCAGTGTTGGCCGTTCATCACCACCCAAAATTGTTGACTCAACGCCAGATAATAGCCCTGATACTACCGCCCCAGTGCCTGAAGGGCCAATAAAACCAGCACCGATAATAGATAACTTTGATGGTTAA
- a CDS encoding nucleoside triphosphate pyrophosphatase produces MSNTLILASQSPRRKELLKQLGYDFTCVPADIDESVLSSESPEQYVARLALAKAQAIAIKHHDDVVVLGSDTSVVFGQHILGKPESLSDCHTMLAMLSGNTHEVVTAIAGVKGQRFEVVIVSTEVDFKTLSEKEITHYWHTGEPQDKAGAYGIQGIAGQFVKQIRGSYSAVVGLPLYETAQLLSTFGVKSSMTTD; encoded by the coding sequence ATGTCTAATACCCTGATTTTGGCGTCACAATCACCACGCCGTAAAGAATTACTAAAACAACTTGGTTATGATTTCACTTGTGTACCTGCCGATATCGATGAAAGCGTACTGTCGAGTGAATCTCCTGAGCAATATGTTGCTCGTTTGGCGTTAGCAAAAGCGCAGGCTATTGCTATTAAACATCATGATGATGTGGTGGTACTTGGTTCAGATACGAGTGTGGTATTTGGGCAGCATATTTTAGGTAAGCCTGAATCTTTATCTGATTGTCATACTATGTTGGCTATGTTATCAGGCAATACTCATGAAGTGGTTACCGCAATTGCTGGGGTTAAAGGTCAACGATTTGAGGTTGTTATAGTAAGTACAGAGGTAGATTTCAAAACCCTAAGTGAAAAAGAAATAACACACTACTGGCATACAGGTGAGCCGCAAGATAAAGCTGGCGCTTACGGTATTCAAGGCATTGCGGGTCAATTTGTTAAACAAATTCGTGGTAGCTATTCTGCTGTAGTTGGCTTGCCTTTATATGAAACAGCCCAGTTACTATCGACATTCGGTGTTAAGTCATCAATGACAACAGATTAA
- the mreD gene encoding rod shape-determining protein MreD, with translation MTIASRLIILLTFLVALMASIMPLPLSVDAFRPDWVLIVLLYWCLALPNRVNVISAGVMGFILDVLLGSTLGVHAAAMAISVYIVAGNFQKIRNFSIWQQALIVGVLSALYHLIVFWLQRFLTDAVFLPSYLYPVLTTIILWPWVFLLLRKIRRNFRIK, from the coding sequence ATGACCATTGCTAGTCGCTTGATTATTCTATTAACTTTTTTAGTCGCTTTAATGGCAAGTATTATGCCTTTGCCTTTGAGTGTTGATGCTTTTCGACCTGACTGGGTACTGATTGTGCTACTTTACTGGTGCTTGGCGTTACCAAACCGAGTAAATGTTATATCAGCGGGGGTGATGGGCTTTATTCTTGATGTTTTATTAGGTTCAACCTTAGGTGTTCATGCTGCAGCAATGGCTATTTCTGTTTATATTGTGGCAGGAAATTTTCAAAAAATACGCAACTTTTCTATTTGGCAGCAAGCATTAATTGTTGGTGTGTTGTCGGCGCTGTATCATTTAATAGTATTTTGGCTGCAACGCTTTCTAACTGATGCGGTATTTTTGCCGAGTTATTTATACCCCGTTCTTACCACAATTATATTGTGGCCTTGGGTATTTTTATTATTACGTAAAATAAGACGAAACTTTCGAATCAAATAA
- the mreC gene encoding rod shape-determining protein MreC, which produces MNPIFKHGPSPQHRLILVLFCSGLLIFFDHKANSFEFARGYLQSMVSPLQYLATAPKQMMNWAAENIVTRRQLIADNEQYKINELAFHEQALQLQIVQRENDRLRALLASPLRGDAKKMVAEILAVDSDPYTHQVVINRGANDGVYEGQAVIDDEGIVGQILHVGTTSSRVLLITDVTHAVPVRVSRNGVRLIASGVGVIDTLGHNHVPHSADIRVDDMLVTSGLGGKFPEGYPVAKVTSVLQDESRAFSQIQSQPVAKIDRLRYVLLLWPEQSNLQATKNIVLKPDDKAKNK; this is translated from the coding sequence ATGAATCCAATATTTAAGCATGGACCTTCCCCACAGCACCGACTTATTTTGGTGCTGTTTTGTTCTGGACTGTTAATATTTTTTGACCATAAAGCTAATAGCTTCGAGTTTGCTCGCGGCTATTTACAGTCTATGGTGAGCCCTCTGCAATACTTAGCAACAGCGCCTAAACAAATGATGAATTGGGCGGCAGAAAATATTGTTACTCGTCGTCAACTTATTGCCGATAACGAGCAATATAAAATCAATGAATTAGCTTTTCATGAACAAGCGTTACAATTACAGATTGTACAACGCGAAAATGATCGTTTAAGGGCCTTACTTGCGTCACCATTACGTGGTGATGCTAAAAAAATGGTTGCTGAAATTTTAGCGGTTGATAGTGACCCTTATACCCACCAAGTGGTCATTAATCGAGGGGCAAATGATGGCGTTTATGAAGGTCAAGCCGTTATTGATGATGAAGGTATTGTTGGTCAAATACTGCATGTAGGCACTACCAGTAGTCGTGTATTATTGATCACCGATGTAACTCATGCGGTACCGGTCAGAGTCAGCCGAAATGGCGTTCGCTTAATTGCGAGTGGGGTTGGGGTGATAGATACCTTAGGACATAACCATGTGCCGCATAGTGCTGATATTCGAGTTGATGATATGTTAGTTACGTCAGGCTTAGGCGGTAAATTTCCAGAAGGTTATCCCGTGGCAAAAGTGACTTCTGTGTTGCAAGATGAATCACGTGCTTTTTCTCAAATTCAAAGTCAACCTGTCGCGAAAATAGATCGCTTACGTTATGTTTTATTGTTATGGCCAGAGCAAAGCAACTTGCAAGCAACTAAAAATATAGTGCTAAAACCAGATGACAAGGCTAAAAATAAATGA